One Purpureocillium takamizusanense chromosome 1, complete sequence genomic window carries:
- the CDC37 gene encoding hsp90 co-chaperone Cdc37 (EggNog:ENOG503NVWJ~COG:D~BUSCO:EOG09262SMG) encodes MPVDYSKWDALEVSDDSDIEVHPNVDKRSFIRAKQSQIHQERQHRKLQIETYKYERVINDGLLSRISALLASLKAHASEAATRNPGEIAFQAVMETAGNAKDDRPPPPPEGVHSGEQEQPTYSKMMAALLDQVNKALDEKKPDDRYSGMIEEIQGHHDKVQNLQKELLQKLEELEKEDKKKITSADIHTGFDSSHVAKATAADKKDSTQVELLNPNFSATTGPGASEKSAAAGDDDEEIEASPDAKTFAQIPANDYPRSLQFLLQHPHILTERETDGLLVLAFDAALERKDDHSRQCVHQALLLQYCRALGKDGVQLFFKRIMTKGHQAQEVFYKDVQETYMRIRNRSREILAERAKEPAEGVEQIQLHAVEPGTVINVRVPPADSQDPQEQKARAIFDGFKPEMKKALETGELDEVNKVLGRLGVEEAEELVERFGEVRHMPAAYASTGHVLRLTGTHRPTSSVLRSKSLTQQRRKGRNS; translated from the exons ATGCCCGTCGATTACAGCAAATGG GACGCGCTGGAGGTCAGCGATGACTCCGACATCGAGGTTCACCCAAATGTCGATAAGCGGTCGTTCATCCGGGCGAAGCAGAGCCAGATCCATCAGGAGCGACAGCACCGAAAGCTGCAGATCGAGACATACAAGTATGAGCGCGTCATCAATGACGGGTTGCTGTCCCGCatctcggcgctgctcgcgtCACTCAAGGCTCACGCGTCCGAGGCGGCAACCCGGAACCCCGGCGAGATTGCTTTCCAGGCAGTCATGGAGACTGCGGGAAATGCCAAGgacgaccgcccgccgcccccgcctgAGGGCGTGCACAGTGGCGAACAGGAGCAGCCGACGTACTCCAAGATGATGGCGGCCCTGCTGGACCAGGTGAACAAGGCTctcgacgagaagaagcccgaCGACCGGTACAGTGGCATGATTGAGGAGATCCAGGGTCACCATGACAAGGTGCAGAACTTGCAAaaggagctgctgcagaagCTTGAGGAGCTAGAGAAagaggacaagaagaagattACCAGCGCTGACATTCACACGGGCTTCGACAGCTCACACGTggccaaggcgacggcggcggacaagAAAGACTCTACGCAGGTGGAGCTCCTGAATCCCAACTTTTCGGCGACGACAGGCCCCGGCGCGTCGGAAaagagcgccgcggccggcgacgatgacgaagagATTGAAGCGTCGCCCGATGCCAAAACATTCGCCCAGATCCCGGCCAACGACTATCCGCGCAGCCTGCAGTTCCTGCTCCAGCACCCACATATCCTGACAGAgcgcgagacggacgggcttCTGGTGCTGGCGTTTGACGCTGCGCTGGAGCGTAAGGATGACCACTCGCGGCAGTGCGTCCACCaagcgctgctgctccagtACTGCCGGGCCctgggcaaggacggcgtgCAGCTCTTCTTCAAGCGCATCATGACCAAGGGGCACCAGGCGCAGGAGGTCTTCTACAAGGACGTTCAGGAGACGTACATGCGCATCAGGAACCGATCGCGCGAGATCCTGGCTGAGCGCGCCAAGgagccggccgagggcgtggagCAGATCCAGCTGCACGCGGTGGAGCCGGGCACCGTTATCAACGTGcgcgtgccgccggcggacAGCCAGGACCCTCAAGAACAGAAGGCGCGGGCTATCTTTGACGGGTTCAAGCCCGAGATGAAGAAGGCACTGGAGACGggggagctggacgaggtgaACAAGGTCCTCGGCCGGCTTGGGGTAGAGGAGGCGGAAGAGTTGGTTGAACGTTTCGGAGAGGTTCGTCACATGCCGGCGGCATACGCATCTACTGGGCATGTTTTGAGACTGACCGGCACCCACAGGCCAACATCCTCAGTCTTGAGGAGCAAATCATTGACGCAACAACGGAGGAAGGGCAGAAACAGCTGA
- a CDS encoding Non-specific serine/threonine protein kinase (COG:D~EggNog:ENOG503P1MT), whose amino-acid sequence MPRTTTARKYGKPSKRSRAERMFAELPQSPVRKPPASVSATSHDPIRDVTELFSAVRIDEEPVAASPRRSSRKSIRPACVVVEDDSRESSTDIKRIEPRNETLDDGPVDVASEDSVKRDENKTTESSPAPDNFSGNVEDTSLRILTWDDVCPPGDRVVKIAEASYAEVYRVTNERGTSIIKVIRLDSPIKAQTKQQIKAGLVDEDPRCEDDVNGELQISEWLADIPGFVVYKEKYVVQGKATKQLLETHQIFQRRMKRQDPGRAQFYPSPSRYLDETKFLVVELGDAGTALEDWELADERELWDIFFLEAIALARAEETAMFEHRDLHEGNLCVKRVRPARERTASSTGFFGFSGLDITILDYGLSRAEDLSVDYAKPVAFDLERELGLFTSTHASQCTVYRRMRSFLLRGDRKCIPAEGHRTPYAWGIDGPLSWEVYAPYTNVLWLAYLYEHLLDSFGGSSNKNKKKDTIPTEFQEETTELWKHLNPEADESVPCFGSAADIVCFAVESGWISAEQLHGASASMLDREDSIIVSREDGDGDGDASLRRSPRRRKGGPWAA is encoded by the exons ATGccgcgcacgacgacggcgcgcaaaTATGGCAAGCCCTCGAAGCGGTCCAGGGCCGAGCGCATGTTTGCCGAGCTGCCGCAGAGCCCCGTCCGcaagccgcccgccagcgtcAGCGCCACCAGCCACGACCCCATCAGAGACGTCACGGAGCTGTTCTCCGCCGTTCGCATAGACGAGGAGCCCGTcgcagcctcgccgaggaggtcTTCCAGGAAGAGCATCAGACCAGCCTGTGTTGTGGTTGAGGACGACAGCCGCGAGTCCAGCACGGATATAAAGCGCATCGAGCCGAGGAACGAGACCTTGGATGACGGACCAGTGGATGTGGCCTCTGAAGACTCTGTGAAACGCGACGAAAACAAAACTACCGAGAGCTCCCCTGCGCCCGACAATTTTTCTGGCAATGTTGAGGACACCTCCCTACGTATACTGACCTGGGACGACGTCTGCCCACCAGGCGATCGCGTCGTCAAGATTGCGGAGGCCTCCTACGCCGAGGTCTATCGCGTCACCAACGAGCGCGGCACCAGCATCATCAAGGTCATTCGGCTGGACTCGCCCATCAAGGCGCAGACTAAACAGCAGATCAAGGCCGgtctcgtcgatgaggaccCTCGCTGCGAAGACGACGTCAACGGAGAGCTACAGATCTCAGAGTGGCTGGCTGACATCCCTGGATTCGTCGTGTATAAGGAAAAGTACGTCGTTCAAGGCAAGGCGACAAAGCAGTTGCTTGAGACGCACCAGATCTTCCAGAGACGAATGAAGCGGCAGGACCCCGGGCGAGCGCAGTTTTATCCGTCGCCGAGCCGCTACCTCGACGAAACCAAGTTCCTGGTGGTGGAGCTAGGCGacgccggcacggcgctggAGGATTGGGAGTTGGCCGACGAGAGGGAGCTCTGGGACATTTTCTTTCTCGAAGCCATTGCGCTGGCCAGggccgaggagacggccATGTTCGAG CATCGAGACCTGCACGAGGGCAACCTGTGCGTCAAGCGAGTCAGACCCGCGCGAGAGcggaccgcctcgtcgacgggcttctTTGGCTTCTCGGGGCTGGACATTACGATTCTGGATTACGGCCTATCGCGCGCAGAGGACCTGTCGGTCGACTACGCCAAGCCCGTAGCTTTTGATCTCGAGAGGGAGCTCGGCCTCTTCACCAGCACGCACGCGTCGCAGTGCACCGTCTACCGGCGGATGCGGTCCTTCCTCCTGCGCGGGGACCGCAAGTGCATCCCCGCCGAGGGGCACAGGACACCGTACGCCTGGGGCATTGACGGCCCGCTGTCGTGGGAGGTGTACGCGCCCTACACCAACGTCTTGTGGCTGGCGTACCTGTACGAGCATCTGCTGGACAGCTTcggaggcagcagcaacaagaacaagaagaaagaCACGATCCCGACCGAGTTCCaggaggagacgacggaGCTGTGGAAGCATCTGAAccccgaggcggacgagagCGTGCCGTGCTTCGGATCGGCGGCCGACATTGTGTGCTTCGCCGTGGAGTCGGGCTGGATCAGCGCCGAGCAGCTGCAcggggcctcggcgtcgatgctcGACCGCGAGGACAGCATCATCGTTTCGAgagaggacggcgacggcgacggcgacgcatcGCTGCGGCGGTCTCCCCGAaggagaaagggggggccgTGGGCTGcatga
- a CDS encoding uncharacterized protein (COG:S~SECRETED:SignalP(1-21~SECRETED:cutsite=VQA-AP~SECRETED:prob=0.8750)~EggNog:ENOG503NZF3) gives MLTSLCSAAVAALAVVASVQAAPQSSAGNNTRSDAGSKACNNSPELCSRQYNNITHMGAHDSSFLRDASTKNSIAGNQFKNATVALNAGIRLLQAQIHKPNTTLEMCHTSCSLLDAGPLEKWLSAINDWMKANPNEVVTLLLVNSDSAPASDFGAVFESSGIAKLGYKPQSTSATTNWPTLDSMISQGTRVVSFVTNMNYSTSTPYLLPEFDFVFETPFEVTQLTGFNCTVDRPSRARPATTAISNGWMGLVNHFKYQSLASSIMVPDVDRIDVVNSAATTADGNLGKHVQQCKSEWTKVPNFVLVDFWDKGDPMAAADSLNGISNPTGRKSSNSETSTGSATGGRGLEYGALLTFLTAALLLL, from the coding sequence ATGTTAACCTcgctctgctctgctgcggtggcggctctGGCAGTCGTCGCCTCAGTCCAGGCTGCCCCCcagagcagcgccggcaacAACACCCGCTCCGATGCGGGATCCAAGGCGTGCAACAACTCGCCCGAGCTGTGCAGCCGGCAGTACAACAACATCACACACATGGGCGCTCACGACAGCTCCTTTCTGAGAGACGCCAGCACCAAAAACTCGATAGCAGGGAACCAGTTCAAGAACGCCACGGTCGCCCTCAACGCCGGCATTCGCCTGCTGCAGGCTCAGATCCACAAGCCCAACACCACACTAGAGATGTGCCACACGTCCTGCAGCCTTCTCGACGCCGGGCCGCTCGAGAAGTGGCTCTCGGCCATCAACGACTGGATGAAGGCGAACCCCAACGAAGTCGTCACACTGCTGCTCGTCAACTCGGACAGCGCCCCCGCTTCCGACTTTGGCGCCGTCTTTGAGAGCTCAGGCATCGCCAAGCTCGGATACAAGCCGCAGTCGACGAGCGCCACGACCAACTGGCCCACCCTCGATAGCATGATCAGCCAGGGCACCCGCGTCGTGTCCTTCGTCACCAACATGAACtactcgacctcgacgccgtaTCTACTGCCCGAGTTCGACTTTGTCTTCGAGACACCCTTTGAGGTGACGCAGCTCACGGGCTTCAACTGCACCGTCGACCGTCCGTCgcgggccaggccggcgacgacggccatctCCAATGGCTGGATGGGCCTCGTCAACCACTTCAAGTATCAGAGCCTGGCGTCCAGTATCATGGTGCCAGACGTGGACCGCATCGACGTGGTCAACagtgccgccaccacggccgaTGGCAACCTCGGCAAGCACGTCCAGCAGTGCAAGTCAGAATGGACCAAGGTGCCCAACTTTGTCCTGGTCGACTTCTGGGACAAGGGCGAccccatggccgccgccgacagcctCAATGGCATCAGCAACCCCACGGGCCGCAAGAGCTCCAACAGCGAGACGTCGACGGGCAGCgccaccggcggccgcggcctcgagtACGGCGCCCTGCTGACGTTTTTGACGGCTgccctgttgctgctgtAG
- the ECM15 gene encoding UPF0045 protein M15 (EggNog:ENOG503P47H~COG:S), with product MSPTNPINVRPLAPPTPSSSSELPFKPPMLAPPRALAQLLRATTKTRLSASKYHYAPPTPVIPQKLSIATTAAAAATATMDYASIPTPEACYVDFCLIPVGTGKTSVAEEVAEVQRVLQASGLKYTMHSAGTTVEGNWDEVLAVVGKAHTAVHRRGVVRVQSSMRVGSRTDKKQTAEDKVKRVEDLLAQGDKS from the exons ATGTCGCCCACCAACCCCATCAACGTCCGCCCACTCGCACCACCAActccgtcatcatcctccgAGCTTCCATTCAAACCCCCCATGCTCGCTCCTCCACGGgccctcgcccagctgctgcgcgctACAACCAAAACACGACTCAGTGCTAGCAAGTATCATTACGCACCCCCGACACCGGTCATCCCCCAGAAGTTGAGCAtcgcgacgaccgccgccgccgccgccaccgcgacAATGGACTACGCCAGCATACCCACCCCGGAGGCGTGCTACGTCGACTTTTGCCTTATACCT GTCGGCACGGGCAAGACTTCGGTCGCGGAAgaggtcgccgaggtgcAGCGCGTGTTGCAGGCCAGCGGGCTCAAGTACACGATGCACTCGGCCGGCACGACTGTCG AGGGCAACTGGGACGAGGTGCTCGCCGTGGTGGGCAAGGCGCACACGGCGGTGCACaggcgcggcgtcgtgagGGTGCAGTCGTCGATGCGCGTCGGTTCGCG GACGGACAAGAAGCAGACGGCAGAGGACAAGGTCAAGAGGGTGGAGGACCTGCTTGCGCAGGGAGACAAGAGTTAA
- the CDC37 gene encoding hsp90 co-chaperone Cdc37, variant 2 (EggNog:ENOG503NVWJ~COG:D~BUSCO:EOG09262SMG): MPVDYSKWDALEVSDDSDIEVHPNVDKRSFIRAKQSQIHQERQHRKLQIETYKYERVINDGLLSRISALLASLKAHASEAATRNPGEIAFQAVMETAGNAKDDRPPPPPEGVHSGEQEQPTYSKMMAALLDQVNKALDEKKPDDRYSGMIEEIQGHHDKVQNLQKELLQKLEELEKEDKKKITSADIHTGFDSSHVAKATAADKKDSTQVELLNPNFSATTGPGASEKSAAAGDDDEEIEASPDAKTFAQIPANDYPRSLQFLLQHPHILTERETDGLLVLAFDAALERKDDHSRQCVHQALLLQYCRALGKDGVQLFFKRIMTKGHQAQEVFYKDVQETYMRIRNRSREILAERAKEPAEGVEQIQLHAVEPGTVINVRVPPADSQDPQEQKARAIFDGFKPEMKKALETGELDEVNKVLGRLGVEEAEELVERFGEANILSLEEQIIDATTEEGQKQLKEMEAAAAAENKNDPAGDPE; this comes from the exons ATGCCCGTCGATTACAGCAAATGG GACGCGCTGGAGGTCAGCGATGACTCCGACATCGAGGTTCACCCAAATGTCGATAAGCGGTCGTTCATCCGGGCGAAGCAGAGCCAGATCCATCAGGAGCGACAGCACCGAAAGCTGCAGATCGAGACATACAAGTATGAGCGCGTCATCAATGACGGGTTGCTGTCCCGCatctcggcgctgctcgcgtCACTCAAGGCTCACGCGTCCGAGGCGGCAACCCGGAACCCCGGCGAGATTGCTTTCCAGGCAGTCATGGAGACTGCGGGAAATGCCAAGgacgaccgcccgccgcccccgcctgAGGGCGTGCACAGTGGCGAACAGGAGCAGCCGACGTACTCCAAGATGATGGCGGCCCTGCTGGACCAGGTGAACAAGGCTctcgacgagaagaagcccgaCGACCGGTACAGTGGCATGATTGAGGAGATCCAGGGTCACCATGACAAGGTGCAGAACTTGCAAaaggagctgctgcagaagCTTGAGGAGCTAGAGAAagaggacaagaagaagattACCAGCGCTGACATTCACACGGGCTTCGACAGCTCACACGTggccaaggcgacggcggcggacaagAAAGACTCTACGCAGGTGGAGCTCCTGAATCCCAACTTTTCGGCGACGACAGGCCCCGGCGCGTCGGAAaagagcgccgcggccggcgacgatgacgaagagATTGAAGCGTCGCCCGATGCCAAAACATTCGCCCAGATCCCGGCCAACGACTATCCGCGCAGCCTGCAGTTCCTGCTCCAGCACCCACATATCCTGACAGAgcgcgagacggacgggcttCTGGTGCTGGCGTTTGACGCTGCGCTGGAGCGTAAGGATGACCACTCGCGGCAGTGCGTCCACCaagcgctgctgctccagtACTGCCGGGCCctgggcaaggacggcgtgCAGCTCTTCTTCAAGCGCATCATGACCAAGGGGCACCAGGCGCAGGAGGTCTTCTACAAGGACGTTCAGGAGACGTACATGCGCATCAGGAACCGATCGCGCGAGATCCTGGCTGAGCGCGCCAAGgagccggccgagggcgtggagCAGATCCAGCTGCACGCGGTGGAGCCGGGCACCGTTATCAACGTGcgcgtgccgccggcggacAGCCAGGACCCTCAAGAACAGAAGGCGCGGGCTATCTTTGACGGGTTCAAGCCCGAGATGAAGAAGGCACTGGAGACGggggagctggacgaggtgaACAAGGTCCTCGGCCGGCTTGGGGTAGAGGAGGCGGAAGAGTTGGTTGAACGTTTCGGAGAG GCCAACATCCTCAGTCTTGAGGAGCAAATCATTGACGCAACAACGGAGGAAGGGCAGAAACAGCTGAAAGAAAtggaggctgcggcggcggcagagaaCAAAAATGACCCTGCGGGGGACCCTGAGTAA
- a CDS encoding uncharacterized protein (COG:S~EggNog:ENOG503NWBR~TransMembrane:1 (o79-98i)), which translates to MADLLKNVFGGGKPAQPAVRKAADSDFADFAGAPDPAPESVPHATLAGSAADPAATGVPWTKWYNVHERHSLSEFKAEGIILAVAGLIFLFHIFGARANRSKARAWIRANARLLRSEFALVGFGGVPTIDAPELDADADALLKEKSLFEFATYATGRQNVAFMDVKLTLAKRFNPILSTVETVGSFFTDMFTAPADTVEAFLYPFDGKESLTVPSAPGAAEVRAKDSKSTFEGFVFAIVHKERMQQLRDERYDVSLTVTKDHPKLPNYLSVMTESAEITDTLMTTELVAAVAAAGDLFEHLIISDQPTEKPKTLDEATPRKRLFLKHHLPSDGSYGDLLPLFSYFLRLPDVLVQSAQFRPEVMKKVRATREAMTAQIKKAVEEERSEERLYEKEKARKAKRDAELKGLDAKAQKKYLEKEKEKEQRRNQKKMTMRG; encoded by the exons atggccgaccTTCTAAAGAACGTCTTTGGAGGCGGCAAGCCGGCGCAGCCCGCGGTCAGAAAGGCCGCCGACTCGG ACTTTGCCGACTTCGCCGGAGCCCCCGACCCGGCGCCCGAGTCCGTCCCGCACGCCACGctcgccggcagcgccgccgaccccgcGGCCACGGGCGTCCCCTGGACCAAGTGGTACAACGTGCACGAGCGCCACTCCCTGTCCGAGTTCAAggccgagggcatcatcCTCGCAGTCGCCGGcctcatcttcctcttccaCATCTTTGGTGCCCGCGCCAACCGCTCCAAGGCGAGGGCCTGGATCAGGGCCAATGCCCGCCTCCTCAGGAGCGAgttcgccctcgtcggcttcggcggcgtccccaccatcgacgcccccgagctcgacgccgacgccgacgccctgctcaagGAGAAGTCGCTCTTCGAGTTTGCCACGTACGCCACGGGCCGACAGAACGTGGCCTTCATGGACGTCAAGCTCACCCTGGCCAAGCGCTTCAACCCCATCCTGAGCACCGTCGAGACGGTCGGCTCCTTCTTCACCGACATGTtcaccgcgcccgccgacaccgtGGAGGCCTTCCTCTACCCCTTTGATGGCAAGGAGAGCCTCACCGTCCCCTcggcccccggcgccgccgaggtgcgCGCCAAGGACTCCAAGAGCACCTTTGAGGGTTTCGTCTTCGCCATCGTCCACAAGGAGCgcatgcagcagctgcgcgacgagcgctACGACGTGTCCCTCACCGTCACCAAGGACCACCCCAAGCTTCCCAACTACCTGAGCGTCATGACGGAAAGCGCCGAGATCACCGACACCCTCATGACCacggagctcgtcgccgccgtcgccgccgccggcgacctgTTCGAGCACCTCATCATCAGCGACCAGCCCACCGAGAAGCccaagacgctcgacgaggcgacgcccCGCAAGCGCCTGTTCCTCAAGCACCACCTACCCTCGGACGGCAGCTACGGCGACCTGCTACCCCTCTTCTCGTActtcctccgcctccccgaCGTGCTGGTGCAGTCTGCCCAGTTCCGCCCCGAGGTGATGAAGAAGGTGCGCGCCACGCGcgaggccatgacggcgcagATCAAGAAggccgtggaggaggagcgcagcgaggagcgcctgtacgagaaggagaaggcgcgcaaggccaagcgcgacgccgagctcaagggcctcgacgccaaggcGCAGAAGAAGTacctggagaaggagaaggagaaggagcagCGCCGGAAccagaagaagatgacgatgcgcgGCTAG